The window CTTGATAAGCCGTTTCTTGTGAACTCAAAATTACTATCCCTTCTTTTTTCGCTTTCTGCAAGGTGTCATCCTGGGGTAAATTACCTTCAACCAATATAATGCAATGCAAATTTAAAAGCACGGCGACGGCGATGATATTTTGGTGGGTTTGGATGGTCAGCCAGATATCACCGTCTTTAGCGTGAGCCATGACATTGCTTAATAAGTCTCCGCAGTAGCA of the Pelotomaculum isophthalicicum JI genome contains:
- a CDS encoding DRTGG domain-containing protein: MKLVNLLKELDAALLTPDEIDPSLEVTGCYCGDLLSNVMAHAKDGDIWLTIQTHQNIIAVAVLLNLHCIILVEGNLPQDDTLQKAKKEGIVILSSQETAYQVAGRLHDLGLGR